One Solanum pennellii chromosome 9, SPENNV200 DNA segment encodes these proteins:
- the LOC107030096 gene encoding uncharacterized protein LOC107030096: MVQGSSQRLEKLTFALMGYRMTIRTSVGATPYVLVYGTEVVIHIYIEIPSLRTIIEEEMEDTEWDKSRCKLHVFRSDNVTEYTLDPFKNICEVAGIEHQLTTPYIPHQNGVSERKSRTIMDMSRCMLHEKELPKKFWEEAANTTVFFLNRLPTKVVSGRNYVEQTKGYVADG, translated from the exons ATGGTGCAAGGATCTAGCCAGAGGCTTGAAAAACTAACCTTCGCTCTCATGGGATATCGCATGACTATTCGTACGTCAGTAGGTGCAACTCCCTACGTATTGGTTTACGGAACTGAGGTtgtcatacacatatatattgaAATCCCTTCTCTTCGAACCATTATTGAAGAAGAAATGGAGGATACAGAATGGGATAAATCAAG GTGCAAACTACATGTGTTCAGATCAGATAATGTGACTGAGTACACTTTAGATCCGTTCAAAAACATTTGTGAAGTTGCTGGAATAGAGCATCAACTTACTACTCCATATATTCCACATCAAAATGGAGTAAGTGAAAGGAAGAGTAGGACTATCATGGATATGTCAAGGTGTATGTTGCACGAGAAAGAGCTTCCCAAAAAGTTTTGGGAAGAGGCTGCCAATACTACTGTATTTTTCTTGAATAGGCTGCCTACAAAGGTAGTGAGTG GAAGAAACTATGTTGAGCAGACTAAAGGATATGTTGCAGATGGATAG
- the LOC107030097 gene encoding uncharacterized protein LOC107030097: MNKKEKLTKDDGVERVQEGSNRILIGCLMYLTATMPDILNDVSVLSRFMNHSSEFHKQAAKGVLRYVKRTMDFGVKFRKCRHFKHQGFSDSDWGSSAKGRKVKLQGIILFLALDAYLGLRKNKRFLLNQLQRLNAMLLRLRSIKVYG; the protein is encoded by the coding sequence ATGAATAAAAAGGAGAAGTTAACCAAGGACGATGGTGTTGAACGAGTACAAGAAGGAAGTAATAGAATCCTAATAGGATGTTTGATGTATCTTACTGCAACAATGCCAGatatattgaatgatgtaagtgTGCTATCCCGATTCATGAATCATTCTAGTGAATTCCATAAGCAAGCTGCAAAAGGAGTACTCAGATATGTCAAAAGAACAATGGACTTTGGAGTAAAATTTAGAAAATGCCGACATTTTAAACATCAAGGATTTTCTGACAGTGATTGGGGTAGTTCTGCTAAAGGGAGGAAAGTAAAACTTCAaggtattattttgtttttggcACTGGATGCTTATCTTGGTCTTCGAAAAAACAAGAGATTTTTGCTGAATCAACTACAGAGGTTGAACGCAATGTTGCTACGGCTACGGTCAATCAAGGTTTATGGATAA